One part of the Sorangiineae bacterium MSr11954 genome encodes these proteins:
- a CDS encoding GAF domain-containing protein, translated as MRFFVHVTPIGKVDTQSYCVEADSWQKALQSARTLRKEEAPISGFSIELTDDGGCRAVDPAARLRYVVKKAPDTAMLSVPSETIATLSASPSNAKSSVASGDVARNNAGARTIPYGTTGAVAVRTEPGLSHHQMPLPTQTNAVNHADGEPQVLYRREQEPTEESPLLYREDVYVMPEGTTEAQAEKYLRAQFLTIKAVLASSKPGKYVNLAVFDRAFEGRPTAAPLATLSWKDWKGQEPTVLYPRRTSTRPAALTAPTAPAAPMASASGPSASSAATSRGSDSGVLVAPVVSVAAGGRTSAPPSAPPPGIAALGEALRRASQPPPPPSPAPSAATVVAAASVSAAAAASAPLSAAAPAAPPAPAPFAVSPSAAPNAGTPAAAAPISVPPAAAVPAVAVTPVPGPGPAPAPIAMAPEPVFPPPVARVLTPEPRAVPTEVAVLTPPPAPSAPNLTPSDSRISRPPTSRPSRPSLTGQRGRVRGDELIAVLFEAMHDLHFSRDTLEASEFCLQLVLENIPSRAAFAHFYDIDKREYVIVAAVGAGTSQMILRHHPPTDPLLSAAMRKRTAMVIPEAAGNMDTLVERFEQLGGAKSVIVTPVMLGGRALAAIEIVNPTDGVPYNEAEGNAMTYVGEQFAEYVSSHGLVLDTERIRQRRDRQ; from the coding sequence ATGCGCTTTTTTGTCCACGTGACGCCGATCGGGAAAGTCGACACGCAGTCCTATTGCGTGGAGGCGGATTCCTGGCAAAAGGCGCTGCAAAGTGCGCGCACCCTTCGAAAAGAAGAAGCCCCCATCAGTGGATTCTCCATCGAGCTCACCGACGATGGAGGCTGCCGCGCCGTCGATCCGGCGGCACGCCTTCGCTATGTGGTGAAAAAAGCGCCCGACACGGCGATGCTCTCGGTTCCATCGGAGACCATCGCTACCTTGAGCGCGTCGCCCTCGAACGCGAAATCGAGCGTCGCCTCGGGTGATGTCGCTCGCAACAACGCTGGGGCGCGAACCATCCCATACGGTACGACAGGTGCTGTTGCCGTGCGAACTGAACCCGGATTGTCCCATCACCAAATGCCGCTGCCGACGCAAACCAACGCCGTGAACCACGCCGATGGCGAGCCTCAGGTTCTCTATCGCCGCGAGCAGGAGCCCACGGAAGAATCGCCGCTGCTCTATCGGGAAGACGTGTACGTCATGCCCGAGGGGACGACCGAGGCGCAGGCCGAAAAATACCTGCGGGCGCAATTTTTGACCATCAAAGCCGTCCTCGCGAGCTCCAAGCCGGGCAAGTACGTGAACCTGGCGGTCTTCGATCGCGCCTTCGAGGGCCGGCCCACCGCCGCGCCGCTCGCGACCCTGAGCTGGAAAGATTGGAAGGGGCAAGAGCCGACCGTGCTCTATCCGCGCCGCACGAGCACCCGGCCTGCTGCGCTCACTGCCCCCACTGCGCCCGCTGCACCCATGGCGTCCGCGTCAGGTCCGTCGGCTTCTTCTGCCGCGACGTCGCGAGGAAGCGATAGCGGCGTGCTGGTGGCACCCGTCGTCAGCGTCGCCGCGGGCGGGCGCACATCGGCTCCGCCCTCGGCGCCACCGCCCGGGATCGCGGCGCTCGGCGAAGCGCTGCGCCGCGCATCGCAGCCGCCTCCACCACCGTCACCGGCGCCATCGGCGGCCACCGTCGTCGCCGCCGCATCGGTTTCGGCCGCCGCCGCGGCATCCGCGCCCCTATCCGCGGCCGCACCCGCGGCGCCCCCGGCACCCGCGCCGTTTGCCGTATCGCCATCCGCGGCGCCCAACGCGGGAACCCCCGCGGCCGCCGCGCCGATTTCCGTGCCGCCCGCAGCCGCTGTGCCAGCCGTCGCCGTCACGCCTGTTCCGGGCCCAGGCCCAGCGCCGGCGCCGATCGCGATGGCTCCCGAGCCGGTGTTTCCGCCCCCCGTGGCGAGGGTGCTCACCCCCGAACCAAGGGCGGTCCCCACCGAGGTCGCGGTTCTGACACCTCCGCCTGCGCCATCGGCGCCGAACCTCACGCCCAGCGACTCCCGCATTTCGCGTCCGCCCACATCGAGGCCCTCGCGCCCCTCGCTCACGGGGCAGCGCGGACGCGTGCGCGGCGACGAGCTGATCGCCGTCCTCTTCGAGGCGATGCACGATCTGCACTTCTCGCGCGACACCTTGGAGGCCTCGGAGTTTTGCCTCCAGCTGGTGCTCGAGAACATCCCATCGCGGGCCGCGTTCGCGCACTTTTACGACATCGACAAGCGCGAGTACGTGATTGTGGCCGCGGTGGGCGCGGGCACCTCGCAGATGATCCTCCGCCACCATCCGCCCACCGATCCGCTGCTTTCGGCGGCCATGCGAAAGCGCACGGCCATGGTCATCCCCGAGGCCGCAGGAAATATGGATACGTTGGTGGAGCGCTTCGAGCAGCTCGGTGGCGCCAAGAGCGTCATCGTGACCCCCGTCATGCTGGGAGGGCGCGCGCTCGCCGCCATCGAAATCGTGAACCCCACCGACGGGGTGCCCTACAACGAGGCGGAGGGCAACGCCATGACCTACGTGGGCGAACAGTTCGCCGAGTACGTCTCCTCGCACGGATTGGTGCTCGACACGGAACGCATTCGGCAACGGCGCGATCGGCAGTAG
- a CDS encoding HAMP domain-containing histidine kinase codes for MAGTVSHDAQGRRKRLVSFVLLPAVLIAVGVLAYFTFRSTLQIENLRQQSVLEATLGLATEKADRLDKRIIEQDNVISAIADPAQLLELTDRWIPTAQRETPTVRAVLVLDEERDVLAFASRATSAWSDEETFRRLVVQRMMNDMDMGAQPPEQLRHLHRVYGGQSYLVSYWQRLYRGHRYTVVAWHDIGRIVKYVLPNLYTEAPAAAASRVNVVDEEGRIIFGPPLRSSPFTVGVRFPTTLYNWRLQVSPSASEKYATTIADRRLLELGMVLLSCVVIVAGVATILVAAEKERRISSLKSEFVANVSHELKTPLSLIRMFGEMLQSGRVASDEKRDEYLKIIVDESERLSNLIENVLDFARVERGRDAYDFAEGDVAEAVTRAAAIYRHRAEKEGVELVVDVERPLPAPRIDERAIQLAVINLIDNALKYAYHGKSVHVRAGREGRHNVIRVVDRGPGVPPEDRERIFERFVRGAISASASPSEGGLSRSPPRGSGIGLALVKHIAESHGGNAWVEPSEARPHAAVSQEAPGSTFLLTIPA; via the coding sequence GTGGCAGGAACCGTTTCCCACGACGCGCAGGGCCGGCGCAAGCGACTCGTGAGCTTCGTGCTGCTCCCGGCGGTGCTCATCGCCGTCGGGGTGCTGGCGTATTTCACCTTTCGCAGCACATTGCAGATCGAAAACCTCCGTCAGCAATCGGTCCTCGAGGCCACCCTGGGCCTCGCGACCGAGAAGGCCGACCGCCTCGACAAACGCATCATCGAGCAGGACAACGTCATCAGCGCCATCGCCGATCCGGCGCAGCTCCTCGAGCTCACCGATCGCTGGATACCGACCGCCCAGCGCGAGACGCCCACCGTCCGCGCGGTGCTCGTCCTCGACGAAGAGCGCGACGTCCTCGCCTTTGCGTCGCGCGCCACCAGCGCGTGGTCGGACGAGGAGACGTTTCGCCGTTTGGTCGTGCAGCGCATGATGAACGATATGGATATGGGCGCGCAGCCGCCCGAGCAGCTCCGGCATTTGCACCGCGTGTACGGCGGACAGAGCTACCTCGTGAGCTATTGGCAGCGCCTTTACCGCGGCCACCGCTACACCGTCGTGGCCTGGCACGACATCGGGCGCATCGTGAAATACGTGCTGCCCAATTTGTACACGGAGGCGCCGGCCGCCGCCGCCAGCCGCGTCAACGTGGTCGACGAAGAAGGGCGCATCATTTTCGGCCCGCCGCTGCGCAGCAGCCCCTTCACGGTCGGCGTGCGCTTTCCCACGACGCTCTACAATTGGCGCCTGCAGGTCTCGCCCTCCGCCAGCGAGAAATATGCGACCACCATCGCCGATCGGCGCTTGCTCGAGCTGGGCATGGTGCTCCTCTCGTGCGTGGTCATCGTCGCGGGTGTGGCCACCATCCTGGTCGCCGCCGAGAAAGAGCGGCGCATCTCCTCGCTCAAGAGCGAGTTCGTCGCCAATGTGAGCCACGAGCTGAAAACGCCGCTGTCGCTCATCCGCATGTTTGGCGAGATGCTCCAATCGGGCCGGGTGGCGAGCGACGAAAAGCGCGACGAATACTTGAAGATCATCGTCGACGAGAGCGAGCGCCTCTCGAATTTGATCGAGAACGTGCTCGACTTCGCGCGGGTCGAGCGAGGCCGCGACGCGTACGATTTCGCCGAGGGCGACGTGGCGGAAGCCGTCACCCGCGCGGCGGCCATCTACCGGCATCGCGCGGAAAAAGAGGGGGTCGAGCTCGTCGTCGACGTGGAGAGGCCGCTGCCGGCGCCGCGCATCGATGAGCGCGCCATTCAACTGGCCGTCATCAACTTGATCGACAACGCCCTGAAGTATGCCTACCACGGCAAATCGGTGCACGTTCGAGCCGGACGCGAAGGCCGCCACAACGTGATTCGCGTCGTCGATCGAGGGCCCGGCGTGCCCCCCGAGGATCGCGAGCGCATCTTCGAACGATTCGTTCGCGGCGCAATTTCCGCGTCGGCGTCCCCTTCCGAGGGGGGGTTGTCCCGTTCACCTCCCCGTGGAAGCGGAATCGGCCTGGCCCTGGTCAAACACATCGCCGAAAGCCACGGGGGCAACGCTTGGGTGGAGCCCAGCGAAGCGCGTCCGCACGCCGCAGTGTCCCAAGAGGCCCCAGGTTCCACCTTTCTCTTGACCATTCCGGCGTGA
- the rpmG gene encoding 50S ribosomal protein L33 has translation MRDIIKMTCGNCSRANYTTTKNKRTMSEKFEIKKFCPVCRKHYPHKEGKISKG, from the coding sequence ATGCGCGATATCATCAAGATGACCTGCGGCAACTGCAGCCGCGCCAACTACACCACCACGAAGAACAAGCGGACCATGTCCGAGAAGTTCGAGATCAAGAAGTTCTGCCCCGTGTGCCGGAAGCACTATCCGCACAAAGAGGGGAAGATCTCGAAGGGCTGA
- a CDS encoding rod shape-determining protein gives MIFDWLHGLFSNDLAIDLGTANTLIYVKGKGIVSCEPSVVAVQRDARGGNKVLAVGREAKEMLGRTPGNIRAVRPLRDGVIADFEITEAMLRYFIARAHNRRTLVKPRIIICVPFGITEVEKRAVKESAESAGAREVYLIEEPMAAAIGAGLPITEPSGNMVVDIGGGTTEVAVISLAGIVYSQSVRVGGDKMDEAISAYLKRKYNLAIGEQTAERIKMQVGNAYPLDTQLTTEVKGRDLVAGVPKTVIVNSDEIREALTEPTNAIVEAVLLALEKTPPELAADIVDKGIVLTGGGALLQNLDVLLREETGLPVMVCDDPISAVVLGSGKTLDHMELLKEVTIG, from the coding sequence ATGATCTTCGACTGGCTCCACGGCCTGTTTTCGAACGACCTCGCGATCGATCTTGGTACCGCGAACACCCTTATCTACGTCAAAGGCAAGGGCATCGTATCGTGTGAACCGTCGGTCGTGGCGGTTCAGCGCGATGCGCGGGGAGGCAACAAAGTTCTCGCGGTCGGACGCGAGGCGAAGGAGATGCTCGGCCGCACGCCGGGCAATATCCGCGCTGTGCGTCCGCTTCGCGATGGCGTCATCGCGGACTTCGAGATCACCGAGGCGATGCTTCGGTACTTCATCGCGCGGGCCCACAACCGGCGCACCTTGGTCAAGCCCCGCATCATCATCTGCGTCCCCTTCGGCATCACCGAGGTCGAGAAGCGCGCGGTGAAGGAGAGCGCGGAGAGCGCCGGTGCCCGCGAGGTGTATCTGATCGAAGAGCCCATGGCCGCGGCCATCGGCGCCGGGCTTCCCATCACCGAGCCCAGTGGAAACATGGTAGTCGACATCGGTGGAGGCACCACCGAGGTCGCGGTCATCTCCCTGGCCGGCATCGTCTACTCGCAGAGCGTGCGCGTGGGCGGCGACAAGATGGACGAGGCCATCAGCGCGTATTTGAAGCGCAAGTACAACTTGGCCATCGGCGAGCAGACGGCCGAGCGCATCAAGATGCAGGTGGGCAACGCCTACCCTCTCGATACGCAGCTCACCACCGAGGTCAAAGGGCGCGACTTGGTCGCCGGCGTTCCCAAGACGGTCATCGTCAACTCCGACGAGATCCGGGAGGCGCTCACGGAGCCGACCAACGCCATCGTCGAAGCCGTGCTCCTCGCGCTGGAGAAGACCCCGCCGGAGCTCGCGGCCGACATCGTCGACAAAGGCATCGTGCTCACGGGCGGCGGCGCCCTGCTCCAGAACCTCGACGTGCTGTTGCGCGAGGAAACCGGCCTCCCCGTCATGGTTTGCGACGACCCGATCAGCGCGGTCGTGCTCGGCAGTGGCAAGACGCTCGATCACATGGAGCTCTTGAAAGAAGTCACCATCGGGTGA
- the mreC gene encoding rod shape-determining protein MreC, with amino-acid sequence MSPAIKRYRDIAIVVVLLTVPFFFLRSNMKRPENLNAMDRIILHISAPIEYGAATLSRGISHVVGDYVYLVDVKADQDRLQYENARLREQVQKLAAQQVENQELRRLLQLRETTPADTVSALVVAKDFTEFFRVTRVVLDRGSRDIRPHQPVISPDGVVGAVLHVAGDAIDVQLAVDAAFGIDVEDERTHARGFVRGTGDQSRYACKVEMVDARDEVQVGDLMVTSGKGKWFPRGIPVAKVTKVTKRELGRDQEVEALPTVNFSRLDTVLILVTPPAEETSIDLPSRSASSPQRK; translated from the coding sequence ATGTCCCCGGCCATCAAACGCTACCGCGATATTGCCATCGTCGTCGTTCTGTTGACGGTGCCGTTCTTTTTCCTCCGCTCCAACATGAAGCGGCCGGAAAACCTGAACGCGATGGATCGCATCATCCTGCACATCAGCGCCCCCATCGAGTATGGCGCGGCCACGCTCTCGCGCGGCATCTCCCACGTGGTGGGCGACTACGTGTACCTGGTCGACGTCAAAGCGGACCAAGACCGGCTCCAGTACGAGAACGCGCGATTGCGCGAGCAGGTGCAGAAGCTCGCGGCGCAGCAGGTCGAGAACCAGGAGCTCCGGCGCCTCTTGCAGCTGCGCGAGACCACGCCGGCCGACACGGTGAGCGCGCTGGTCGTCGCCAAGGACTTCACGGAGTTTTTTCGGGTGACGCGCGTGGTGCTCGACCGCGGATCGCGCGACATCCGCCCGCACCAACCCGTCATCTCGCCCGACGGCGTGGTGGGCGCCGTGCTGCACGTGGCCGGCGACGCCATCGACGTGCAGCTCGCGGTCGACGCCGCCTTCGGCATCGACGTGGAGGACGAGCGCACCCACGCCCGCGGCTTCGTGCGCGGCACCGGAGACCAATCGCGCTACGCGTGCAAGGTCGAGATGGTCGACGCGCGCGACGAGGTCCAAGTGGGCGATTTGATGGTCACCAGCGGCAAGGGCAAATGGTTCCCGCGCGGCATCCCCGTCGCCAAGGTGACCAAGGTGACCAAGCGCGAGCTCGGCCGCGACCAAGAGGTGGAGGCGCTCCCCACCGTCAATTTTTCGCGCCTCGACACGGTCCTCATCCTGGTCACGCCGCCCGCGGAGGAGACCTCGATCGACCTCCCCTCACGCAGCGCTTCGTCGCCCCAGAGGAAATAG
- the mrdA gene encoding penicillin-binding protein 2, which yields MSDLLVTRSDVGEFRKRYKYFALVVFIAFAAVIVRLFQLQIMQGDSYAGIAHENIIRRVTISTTRGVIRDSQGKILASSRPAYNVYIVPGRVMPSARPVRRNSVEADEPDSWPRIAETLRLNPDERARIDEKIRSACANDATKSPCWRQILVREDIARDTVAELKQHQAELPGAEVVSSPVRYYPFKNLASHALGYVTEIDAETLARFRPEGYESMSTAERQKVNPLGYEAGDAFGATGIERAFESTLRGQRGWEKRVVDAHGRYRTGPEADRLIDAPARQEPIPGRDLRITIDIELEQAIERAMRAQLAGAAVVIDVRTGRLLGLYSKPDFDPNDLSGGGGKARLRETFKKLYADPLRPMLDKAISGAFQPGSTFKAFTALAGLENRAVNPEERERCDSYYYWGRRFFHCMHVHGKVNMREAIAESCNIYFFKLAQAVTMDQIAVVAREFGLGVRTGIGVNPEASGRIPTHAWYALRYRGQFRGGFTLNTAIGQGDTTVTPLQLGLAYAALANGGTLYLPQIVRTVEASDGSVEQDFPPRVRQKVKIAPENLSRVNDALWSVVNDPKGTAYGLRDDFLEVSGKTGTAQNEVRKPPDDDPKKAWYYAKDHAWFVSYYPSRAPEIAVVVLVEHGGAGPTIAAPIAINIIRDYARIAATRAGRPPPRTSKSASTPGAAPAARAASPANVAAAPAPAPPPPAPAPASTEPVPSTPDSEPPPSAPPGATGGAPPDPKPVTP from the coding sequence ATGAGCGATCTCCTCGTCACCCGCTCCGACGTCGGCGAGTTCCGCAAGCGTTACAAGTACTTTGCGCTGGTGGTGTTCATCGCCTTCGCGGCCGTGATCGTGCGGCTCTTCCAGCTGCAGATCATGCAGGGGGACTCGTACGCAGGCATCGCGCACGAGAACATCATCCGCCGGGTCACCATCTCCACCACCCGCGGCGTCATCCGCGACTCGCAGGGAAAAATCCTGGCCTCGAGCCGCCCCGCCTACAACGTGTACATCGTGCCCGGCCGCGTGATGCCCAGCGCGCGCCCCGTGCGGCGCAACAGCGTGGAGGCCGACGAGCCGGACAGCTGGCCCCGCATCGCCGAGACCTTGCGCTTGAACCCCGACGAGCGCGCGCGCATCGACGAGAAGATCCGCAGCGCGTGCGCCAACGACGCCACCAAGTCGCCGTGCTGGCGGCAGATCCTGGTGCGCGAGGACATCGCGCGCGACACGGTGGCGGAGCTCAAACAGCACCAGGCGGAGCTCCCGGGCGCCGAGGTGGTGAGCTCCCCCGTCCGCTACTACCCGTTCAAGAACCTCGCCTCGCACGCCCTCGGCTATGTCACCGAGATCGACGCGGAGACCTTGGCGCGCTTCCGCCCCGAGGGCTACGAGTCGATGTCCACAGCGGAGCGACAAAAGGTGAACCCGCTCGGCTACGAGGCGGGCGATGCCTTCGGCGCCACCGGCATCGAGCGCGCCTTCGAGAGCACCTTGCGCGGGCAGCGCGGCTGGGAGAAGCGCGTGGTCGACGCGCACGGCCGCTACCGCACCGGGCCCGAGGCCGATCGGCTCATCGACGCACCCGCGCGCCAGGAGCCCATCCCGGGCCGCGATTTGCGCATCACCATCGACATCGAGCTCGAGCAGGCCATCGAGCGCGCCATGCGTGCGCAGCTGGCCGGGGCCGCGGTGGTCATCGACGTGCGCACCGGGCGCCTGCTCGGCCTCTATTCCAAGCCCGACTTCGATCCCAACGATCTCTCGGGCGGCGGAGGAAAAGCGCGCTTGCGCGAGACCTTCAAGAAGCTCTACGCCGATCCGCTGCGCCCCATGCTCGACAAGGCCATCAGCGGCGCGTTCCAGCCGGGGTCCACGTTCAAGGCGTTCACCGCGCTCGCGGGCTTGGAGAACCGCGCCGTCAACCCGGAGGAGCGCGAGCGCTGCGACTCGTACTACTACTGGGGCCGGCGCTTCTTCCACTGCATGCACGTTCACGGCAAGGTGAACATGCGCGAGGCCATCGCCGAGTCGTGCAACATCTACTTCTTCAAGCTCGCGCAAGCCGTCACCATGGACCAAATTGCGGTGGTGGCGCGCGAGTTCGGCCTGGGTGTGCGCACGGGCATCGGCGTGAACCCGGAGGCGTCGGGGCGCATCCCCACCCACGCCTGGTACGCGCTGCGCTACCGCGGGCAGTTCCGCGGCGGCTTCACGTTGAACACGGCCATCGGCCAGGGTGACACCACCGTCACCCCGCTGCAGCTCGGGCTCGCATACGCGGCGCTGGCCAACGGCGGGACGCTCTATTTGCCGCAGATCGTGCGCACCGTCGAGGCGAGCGATGGCTCGGTGGAGCAAGACTTCCCGCCGCGCGTCCGTCAAAAGGTGAAGATCGCGCCCGAGAACCTGTCGCGCGTGAACGACGCGCTCTGGTCGGTCGTCAACGACCCCAAGGGCACCGCCTACGGCTTGCGCGACGACTTCCTTGAGGTGTCGGGCAAGACGGGCACCGCGCAGAACGAGGTCCGAAAGCCGCCGGACGACGATCCGAAGAAGGCTTGGTACTACGCCAAGGACCACGCGTGGTTCGTCTCGTACTACCCCTCGCGCGCCCCCGAGATCGCCGTGGTCGTGTTGGTGGAGCACGGCGGCGCGGGCCCGACCATCGCGGCCCCCATCGCCATCAACATCATCCGCGACTACGCCCGCATCGCCGCCACCCGCGCGGGCCGCCCGCCGCCGCGAACGTCGAAGAGCGCGAGCACCCCGGGCGCTGCCCCCGCCGCGCGCGCCGCTTCCCCTGCGAACGTCGCGGCCGCGCCCGCGCCCGCACCGCCACCGCCCGCACCGGCGCCGGCATCGACGGAGCCCGTCCCCTCCACGCCCGATTCGGAGCCGCCGCCGAGCGCACCTCCAGGAGCCACGGGCGGCGCACCTCCGGATCCCAAGCCGGTCACGCCATGA
- the rodA gene encoding rod shape-determining protein RodA: MISRMLTRPRDHFDWTLFLIISVLGVIGVVNLYSATSVTRAALSDLYIQQVYWFVGGGILATVVAVIDYRHYERLGYALYVVGIVLLLLVFVLGRDIRGSSRWIYFGSFGFQPSEFMKLFLIIALAKFLHDDPKSEGRRLPDLVIPALIAGVPTLLVLKQPDLGTALILGLIFASICALTRIQWRSLVTLAIGFALLLPVVWTYVLKPYQKERITAFLNPEQHLLASNWQVHQAHVAIGNGGWSGQGFLRGTQNQFEFLPDKHSDFPFAVFAEDWGFLGGLVLVFLYSFLVMWAIRIAATAKDRFGAVLAIGVGALIFWHAFFNLGMVVGLLPVVGVTLPLFSYGGSSVLTILLGIGLLMNVAMRRYAVTATRGRFD, translated from the coding sequence ATGATCAGCCGGATGCTCACGCGTCCGCGCGACCACTTCGACTGGACGCTCTTCCTCATCATCAGCGTCCTGGGGGTGATCGGCGTCGTCAATCTGTACTCGGCGACCAGCGTGACGCGCGCAGCGCTCTCGGATCTGTACATCCAGCAGGTGTACTGGTTCGTGGGCGGCGGCATCCTCGCGACGGTGGTGGCGGTCATCGACTACCGGCACTACGAGCGCCTCGGCTACGCGCTGTACGTGGTCGGCATCGTGCTGCTCCTGCTCGTCTTCGTGCTCGGAAGAGACATCCGAGGCTCGTCGCGGTGGATTTACTTCGGCTCGTTCGGGTTTCAGCCGAGCGAGTTCATGAAGCTCTTCTTGATCATCGCGCTCGCCAAGTTCCTGCACGACGATCCCAAGAGCGAGGGACGCAGGCTCCCCGATCTGGTCATCCCGGCGCTCATCGCCGGGGTGCCCACCCTGCTCGTGCTCAAGCAGCCGGATCTGGGCACCGCGCTCATCCTGGGCCTCATCTTCGCCTCCATCTGCGCGCTCACCCGTATCCAATGGAGGAGCCTGGTCACCTTGGCCATCGGCTTCGCGTTGCTCCTGCCGGTGGTCTGGACGTACGTGCTCAAGCCGTATCAAAAGGAGCGCATCACGGCGTTCCTCAACCCGGAGCAGCATCTGCTCGCCTCCAACTGGCAGGTGCACCAGGCGCACGTGGCCATCGGCAACGGCGGCTGGAGCGGCCAGGGGTTCTTGCGCGGGACGCAGAACCAGTTCGAGTTTCTACCCGACAAGCACTCCGACTTCCCCTTCGCGGTCTTCGCCGAAGACTGGGGATTCCTCGGGGGCCTGGTGCTGGTGTTCCTCTACAGCTTCCTCGTCATGTGGGCGATCCGCATCGCCGCCACCGCCAAGGATCGCTTCGGCGCCGTGCTCGCCATCGGCGTGGGCGCGCTCATCTTTTGGCACGCGTTCTTCAACTTGGGCATGGTCGTGGGGCTCTTGCCCGTCGTCGGCGTCACCTTGCCGTTGTTTTCGTACGGCGGCTCGAGCGTGCTCACGATCCTGCTCGGCATCGGGCTCCTGATGAATGTGGCCATGCGGCGCTACGCGGTCACCGCGACGCGCGGGCGGTTCGATTGA
- a CDS encoding DUF2236 domain-containing protein: MGAALGPDSLAWTIVGERRVLLAAGRALLLQVSHPAVGAGVVQYSDFKRDPWGRFERTLSMLRQIVYGGDAAIATARKLRAMHARIHGIDAHGCAYHALDREPFAWVHAATFETVLAACAHFGEPLTGDETARLYAEFRLIGNLYGVADRDLPENVDGFRAYYARMLAEQLEPTQAGRDALASMKSTPVHPRWSRAWWPVFRGIGALSHFVTVGLLPSVVRERYELPWTAADARAFRAFCAAVRAGWRLVPFELRYHRDAKAAFRREARARASVARTGGAGGR, encoded by the coding sequence ATGGGGGCGGCGCTGGGGCCAGACTCGCTCGCGTGGACGATCGTCGGCGAGCGCCGGGTGCTGCTCGCCGCGGGCCGGGCGCTGCTTCTGCAAGTGAGCCACCCGGCGGTCGGCGCGGGCGTGGTGCAGTACTCCGACTTCAAGCGCGATCCATGGGGGCGCTTCGAGCGCACGCTCTCCATGTTGCGCCAGATCGTCTATGGCGGCGACGCAGCGATCGCCACCGCGCGCAAGCTTCGGGCGATGCACGCGCGCATCCACGGGATCGACGCCCACGGCTGCGCATACCATGCGCTCGACCGCGAGCCCTTCGCGTGGGTGCACGCGGCGACCTTCGAGACGGTCCTCGCCGCGTGCGCGCACTTCGGCGAGCCTTTGACCGGCGACGAAACGGCGCGCCTGTACGCCGAGTTTCGCCTGATCGGGAACCTCTACGGCGTGGCGGACCGCGATCTGCCGGAGAACGTGGACGGCTTTCGCGCCTACTACGCGCGCATGCTGGCGGAGCAGCTCGAGCCGACGCAGGCCGGGCGCGATGCCCTCGCGTCGATGAAGTCGACCCCCGTGCACCCGAGGTGGAGCCGCGCCTGGTGGCCGGTGTTTCGCGGTATCGGCGCGCTCTCCCACTTCGTCACGGTCGGCCTTTTGCCGAGCGTGGTGCGCGAGCGCTACGAGCTCCCGTGGACGGCCGCCGACGCGCGAGCATTCCGCGCCTTTTGCGCCGCGGTGCGGGCCGGATGGCGGCTCGTCCCCTTCGAGCTGCGCTACCACCGCGACGCAAAGGCCGCGTTTCGCCGTGAAGCGCGCGCCCGTGCGAGCGTGGCGCGCACCGGCGGGGCGGGCGGGCGCTAA